A genomic region of Luteibacter aegosomatissinici contains the following coding sequences:
- the purM gene encoding phosphoribosylformylglycinamidine cyclo-ligase: MSSDQGSLTYRDAGVDIDAGNALVERIKPMVKRTFRPEVMGGLGGFGGLFDLSGRYKEPVLVSGTDGVGTKLKLAQQLGRHDTIGIDLVGMCVNDVLVQGAEPLFFLDYFATGKLDVDTAASVVGGIARGCELAGCALIGGETAEMPDMYAPGEYDLAGFTVAAVEKSAMNDGSKIVAGDVILGVASSGPHSNGYSLIRRILERAGSPLDTDVGGVKLVDALMAPTTLYVKPILELLGKVDVHGMAHITGGGLKENIIRVVPDGLGLSIDAASWELPPVFQWLQREGNVAREEMWRTFNCGIGFTVLLDKGQVEAAKAALAAHGLSSWVIGSVVAASGDERVHIA, encoded by the coding sequence ATGTCCTCCGACCAGGGCTCCCTCACCTACCGCGATGCGGGTGTCGATATCGACGCCGGCAATGCCCTTGTCGAGCGCATCAAGCCGATGGTCAAGCGCACGTTCCGCCCGGAGGTCATGGGCGGGCTGGGCGGCTTTGGCGGCCTGTTCGACCTTTCCGGCCGCTATAAGGAGCCCGTGCTGGTCTCCGGTACCGATGGCGTGGGCACCAAGCTGAAGCTGGCCCAGCAGCTGGGCCGCCACGACACCATCGGCATCGACCTCGTCGGCATGTGCGTCAACGATGTGCTGGTCCAGGGTGCCGAGCCGCTGTTCTTCCTTGACTACTTCGCCACCGGCAAGCTCGATGTCGATACCGCCGCCTCCGTGGTCGGTGGCATCGCCCGCGGTTGCGAGCTGGCAGGCTGCGCGCTGATCGGCGGCGAAACCGCCGAAATGCCGGACATGTACGCGCCGGGCGAGTATGACCTGGCCGGCTTCACGGTCGCCGCCGTCGAGAAATCGGCGATGAACGATGGCTCGAAGATCGTGGCCGGCGACGTGATCCTGGGCGTGGCTTCGTCCGGTCCGCACTCCAATGGGTATTCGCTGATCCGCCGTATCCTGGAGCGCGCGGGTTCGCCGCTGGATACCGACGTGGGCGGCGTGAAGCTCGTCGATGCGCTCATGGCCCCGACCACCCTTTACGTCAAGCCGATCCTCGAGCTGCTTGGCAAGGTCGATGTGCACGGCATGGCCCACATCACCGGCGGTGGGCTGAAGGAAAACATCATCCGCGTCGTGCCGGATGGCCTCGGCCTCTCCATCGACGCCGCGTCGTGGGAACTGCCGCCGGTGTTCCAGTGGCTGCAGCGCGAAGGCAACGTGGCCCGCGAAGAAATGTGGCGCACCTTCAACTGCGGTATCGGCTTCACCGTGCTGCTCGACAAGGGCCAGGTGGAGGCCGCCAAGGCCGCCCTGGCCGCCCATGGCCTCTCGTCGTGGGTCATCGGCTCGGTCGTTGCCGCCAGCGGCGACGAGCGCGTCCATATCGCCTGA
- a CDS encoding DUF2066 domain-containing protein — MTMRAARSLAFLMLLLLAAVGPAVAQTAMYTVSVPVPDTSASVRDQAFANGLTQVLARATNGADPRTKPGYADAMKQPGGLVQQYQYQRTGGANGAPLALEITFDPGAIRRVLAVGDAAAAAPKPPVLVIAHDAAGKLLNLQDLAPLAQMADARGYQIVTPKADTPVDAKGIAAGDTSAVAGVARQYNTATVLVGTVRDDGTDWTLVNAGRVANWSDSGEARAALLSNGANAMADKLDRSFAANAGGSTSGKVWVSGLRSASDYAGLLATFTNDPSVKTVVPVGATADGVLFSVSASAPLARLVAGYAAGGHVLAADAHDGADLAVRWVP, encoded by the coding sequence ATGACTATGCGCGCAGCCCGTTCACTCGCCTTCCTGATGCTTCTCCTGCTGGCCGCCGTCGGTCCGGCAGTGGCTCAGACCGCGATGTACACGGTATCCGTACCGGTGCCGGACACCAGCGCGTCGGTGCGCGACCAGGCATTCGCCAACGGCCTGACCCAGGTCCTGGCCCGGGCGACCAACGGCGCGGACCCGCGTACCAAGCCGGGTTACGCCGATGCCATGAAGCAGCCGGGCGGCCTCGTCCAGCAGTACCAGTACCAGCGCACGGGGGGTGCCAATGGCGCCCCGCTGGCGCTGGAGATCACCTTCGACCCGGGCGCCATCCGCCGGGTCCTGGCCGTGGGTGATGCGGCCGCAGCCGCCCCGAAGCCCCCGGTCCTTGTGATTGCCCACGACGCGGCAGGCAAGCTGCTGAACCTGCAGGACCTGGCTCCGCTGGCCCAGATGGCCGATGCCCGCGGCTACCAGATCGTGACGCCCAAGGCCGATACGCCGGTGGACGCCAAGGGGATCGCCGCGGGCGATACCTCTGCGGTGGCCGGGGTAGCGCGCCAATACAACACGGCCACGGTGCTGGTCGGCACGGTGCGCGATGACGGCACGGACTGGACCCTGGTGAATGCCGGCCGCGTCGCCAACTGGTCCGACAGCGGTGAAGCCCGCGCGGCGCTGCTAAGCAACGGCGCCAACGCCATGGCCGACAAGCTCGACCGTTCGTTCGCGGCCAATGCGGGCGGCAGCACCAGCGGCAAGGTATGGGTGTCCGGGCTGCGCTCGGCGTCCGACTATGCGGGCCTGCTGGCCACCTTCACCAACGATCCATCGGTGAAGACCGTCGTGCCGGTCGGTGCGACGGCCGATGGCGTGCTTTTCAGCGTGAGCGCCAGCGCCCCGCTGGCCCGCCTGGTGGCCGGTTACGCCGCCGGCGGCCATGTGCTGGCAGCGGATGCGCACGACGGCGCCGACCTTGCCGTTCGCTGGGTGCCCTGA
- a CDS encoding AI-2E family transporter has product MTHDNSRRWQMLALVGLVIFVIWLLAPVLMPFALAAMLAYLGDPLADRLQRLGMGRTWAVSIVFTVIIIIFVGVMLLLVPLIQRQVSNLIDNLPHYVEWARTVALPWVQQRLHLEPDTFDTDKVLAAIREHIGSIGSIAARAITRVTQSGMGIITWMTNAVLIPVVAFYLLRDWDTMIAHIQRLIPRSVEPTVVRLSRESDQVLGAFVRGQLLVMLALGVFYGLALTLVGVSIGPLIGMIAGLLSFVPYLGFMIGFVAALVAALVQYGDWTHVILVGVVFTIGQLLEGYVLVPRLVGGKIGLHPVAVIFAVLAGGHLFGFLGVLLALPAASVVVVLLRYVFARYRESDLYREPATPDGPQTLDVEVDVDVVVNEHRGKPPLPDDRP; this is encoded by the coding sequence ATGACCCACGATAATTCGCGCCGCTGGCAGATGCTGGCGCTGGTCGGCCTCGTCATTTTCGTGATCTGGCTGCTGGCACCGGTACTCATGCCGTTCGCCCTCGCCGCGATGCTGGCTTACCTGGGCGATCCCCTCGCCGATCGCCTGCAGCGGCTCGGCATGGGCCGTACCTGGGCGGTGAGCATCGTGTTCACGGTCATCATCATCATTTTCGTCGGCGTCATGCTGTTGCTGGTTCCGCTTATCCAGCGCCAGGTGTCCAACCTGATCGATAACCTGCCGCATTACGTGGAGTGGGCGCGTACCGTGGCGCTGCCATGGGTACAGCAGCGCCTGCACCTGGAGCCGGATACGTTCGATACGGACAAGGTCCTGGCGGCCATCCGTGAGCACATCGGCTCGATCGGCAGCATTGCCGCGCGTGCCATCACCCGTGTGACCCAATCGGGCATGGGCATCATCACCTGGATGACCAACGCGGTGCTGATCCCGGTCGTCGCGTTCTACCTGCTGCGCGATTGGGACACGATGATCGCGCACATCCAGCGCCTTATCCCGCGCTCGGTGGAACCGACCGTGGTGCGCCTGTCGCGCGAGTCGGACCAGGTGCTCGGCGCCTTCGTCCGCGGCCAGTTGCTGGTGATGCTGGCCCTGGGCGTGTTCTACGGCCTGGCCCTTACCCTTGTCGGCGTCTCGATCGGCCCGCTCATCGGCATGATCGCGGGCCTGCTCAGCTTCGTACCGTACCTCGGTTTCATGATCGGCTTCGTGGCCGCGCTGGTGGCTGCGCTGGTGCAGTACGGCGACTGGACCCACGTGATCCTGGTGGGCGTGGTGTTCACCATTGGCCAGTTGCTGGAGGGCTACGTGCTGGTGCCCCGCCTGGTGGGCGGCAAGATCGGCCTGCATCCGGTCGCGGTCATCTTTGCCGTGCTCGCGGGTGGCCACTTGTTCGGCTTCCTTGGCGTGCTGCTGGCGTTGCCGGCGGCCTCGGTCGTGGTCGTGCTGTTGCGTTACGTCTTCGCCCGGTATCGCGAAAGCGACCTGTACAGGGAGCCCGCCACGCCGGATGGTCCACAGACGCTCGATGTCGAAGTGGACGTCGACGTGGTTGTGAACGAACACCGGGGCAAGCCGCCGCTTCCTGACGACCGCCCATGA
- the hda gene encoding DnaA regulatory inactivator Hda, translated as MSTQLPLALRWPRRQRFEHFHAGENAAAVEAVRAAAADASAPWVFVSGPLGSGRTHLLVAACQAAIDAGLSAQYLPLAGLHGTRAAAIRGMAGSDLLAIDDLDAIAGDPDGEHALFDTFNSYKAEHRTLLFAANVAPAALGIVLPDLRSRLGSLTQAVLKPLSDAERRQALRAHAADRAIELDDTVLDWLFAHHARDLGALLDLLDTLDRATLAAQRRVTVPFLKNLLKTD; from the coding sequence ATGAGTACGCAGTTGCCCCTCGCCCTGCGCTGGCCACGTCGCCAGCGCTTCGAACATTTCCATGCTGGCGAGAACGCGGCGGCGGTCGAGGCCGTGCGTGCTGCCGCCGCTGATGCGAGCGCGCCGTGGGTGTTTGTGTCGGGCCCGTTGGGCAGTGGCCGCACGCACCTGTTGGTAGCCGCCTGCCAGGCGGCCATCGATGCGGGCCTCAGCGCCCAGTACCTCCCGCTCGCGGGACTGCATGGCACGCGCGCCGCGGCGATCCGCGGCATGGCCGGCAGCGACCTTCTTGCTATCGACGACCTGGATGCCATCGCGGGCGATCCGGATGGCGAGCATGCGCTGTTCGATACCTTCAACAGCTACAAGGCGGAGCACCGCACGTTGTTGTTCGCCGCCAACGTGGCGCCTGCCGCGCTTGGCATCGTCTTGCCCGACCTCCGCTCGCGGCTGGGCTCGCTGACGCAGGCGGTGTTGAAACCATTGAGCGATGCGGAACGCCGCCAGGCATTGCGCGCCCACGCCGCGGATCGGGCCATCGAACTCGACGACACCGTGCTCGACTGGCTGTTCGCCCACCACGCGCGCGACCTTGGCGCGCTGCTGGACCTGCTCGATACACTCGATCGCGCGACGCTGGCGGCCCAGCGCCGCGTGACCGTGCCGTTTCTGAAGAACCTTCTCAAAACCGACTAA
- a CDS encoding metallophosphoesterase: MSPIRLALFAATLFTAAAQAETPERMVVTSDPQYPWTDVTDNGGDTDPVLAEKLVREQYESIAAYRRAHPLQAIPVIINGDLTSNGIVFEHQVMYDLFGILGKNYYFGLGNHDYENNLTVHSACRLAYCATGSLDLLTQHVKSLGDRVLAFDLRTRAEGNRVINEGSWAYAFKADGWKNTVHLQLNNAHDYAVDMSTYGGLLQPKSYNVTPSTQWVLEQSRKAIESGRARFTFVHVHKPEGWRAPWRDAANSLAAKAAAAGVKAIFSGHYHKDMGVEHIRTGGASYVPHFTSGSASQRTYLIVEHWREAGKVKVYGVRNNDPSQMTLLDEIDV, translated from the coding sequence ATGTCCCCGATTCGCCTGGCCCTGTTCGCGGCCACCCTGTTCACTGCCGCAGCGCAGGCTGAAACGCCTGAGCGCATGGTGGTCACGTCCGATCCGCAGTACCCCTGGACGGACGTCACCGACAACGGCGGCGACACCGACCCCGTGCTGGCCGAAAAGCTCGTCCGCGAGCAGTACGAAAGCATCGCGGCATACCGCCGTGCGCACCCGCTGCAGGCCATCCCCGTCATCATCAACGGCGATCTCACGTCCAACGGCATCGTGTTCGAGCACCAAGTGATGTACGACCTGTTCGGCATCCTTGGCAAGAATTACTACTTCGGCCTGGGCAATCACGATTACGAAAACAACCTGACGGTCCACAGCGCGTGCCGCCTCGCCTACTGCGCCACCGGCTCGCTCGACCTGCTGACCCAGCATGTAAAAAGCCTTGGCGACCGCGTTCTCGCCTTCGATCTGCGAACGCGCGCCGAAGGCAACCGGGTGATCAACGAAGGAAGCTGGGCGTATGCGTTCAAGGCGGATGGCTGGAAAAACACCGTCCACCTTCAGCTCAACAACGCACACGATTACGCCGTGGACATGTCGACGTATGGCGGCCTGTTGCAGCCTAAGAGCTACAACGTGACGCCCTCCACCCAATGGGTGCTGGAACAGTCACGCAAGGCGATCGAGAGCGGGCGGGCGCGCTTCACCTTCGTCCACGTTCACAAGCCCGAAGGCTGGCGTGCGCCCTGGCGCGATGCAGCGAATTCTCTGGCGGCCAAGGCCGCTGCCGCAGGCGTAAAAGCCATCTTCTCGGGGCACTATCACAAGGATATGGGCGTGGAACACATCCGCACCGGTGGGGCGAGCTACGTGCCTCACTTCACCAGCGGCTCGGCATCGCAGCGCACCTACCTGATCGTCGAGCACTGGCGTGAGGCCGGCAAGGTGAAGGTGTACGGCGTGCGCAACAACGATCCGTCGCAGATGACGCTGCTGGACGAGATCGACGTTTAG
- a CDS encoding inositol monophosphatase family protein, which produces MPRPAVNVAARAARSAGNIILRYMNRIEGLSVVEKQRMDFASEVDRLAEAEIVKELRRAYPTHAIMAEESGQIGKGPLTWVIDPLDGTHNYLRGIPHFSVSIALVEKGEPVYGVVFDPLRDELFTASKGDGAYLNDRRIRVGRRDGIAGALLGTGYPYRVRNHLESQLQITQALLQEAEDIRRMGSAALDLAYVAAGRLDGYFEPGLQPWDMAAGALLVREAGGVYNDFAGREGLPENGNIVAGNHKVAAAMTEVISANATPRLLGV; this is translated from the coding sequence ATGCCAAGACCCGCCGTCAACGTCGCGGCGCGCGCCGCGCGCTCTGCAGGAAACATCATCCTGCGCTACATGAATCGCATCGAAGGCCTTTCGGTCGTCGAGAAGCAGCGGATGGACTTCGCCTCCGAGGTCGATCGCCTCGCCGAAGCCGAGATCGTCAAGGAACTCCGCCGCGCCTACCCCACCCACGCGATCATGGCCGAGGAATCGGGCCAGATCGGCAAGGGCCCGCTCACCTGGGTGATCGATCCGCTGGACGGCACGCATAACTACCTGCGCGGCATCCCGCACTTCTCCGTCTCCATTGCCCTGGTCGAAAAGGGTGAGCCGGTGTACGGCGTCGTCTTCGATCCGCTGCGCGATGAACTGTTCACCGCCAGCAAGGGCGATGGCGCCTACCTCAACGATCGCCGCATCCGCGTCGGCCGCCGCGATGGCATCGCCGGTGCGCTGCTCGGCACGGGCTACCCGTACCGCGTGCGCAACCACCTCGAATCGCAGCTGCAGATCACCCAGGCCCTGCTCCAGGAGGCGGAAGATATCCGTCGCATGGGCTCGGCCGCGCTCGACCTGGCCTACGTGGCCGCGGGCCGCCTGGATGGTTACTTCGAGCCGGGCCTGCAGCCGTGGGACATGGCTGCCGGTGCGCTGCTCGTGCGCGAGGCAGGCGGCGTCTACAACGATTTTGCCGGCCGTGAAGGCCTGCCGGAGAACGGCAATATCGTCGCCGGAAACCATAAGGTGGCTGCCGCGATGACCGAAGTCATCAGCGCCAACGCCACGCCACGCCTGCTCGGCGTCTGA
- a CDS encoding RNA methyltransferase: MALPPLHDRFRFVLVRTSHSGNIGSAARAIRTMGFDRLTLVAPHRFPDPEATALAAGADDVLGQAAVVDDLVAGLAGTTFALGLSARRRGVNLPELDPREGAAQAIAAARRGENVALVFGNERTGLENDELSRCHAMVRIPSVDDFSSLNLSQAVQVVAYEIRTALLADEAAATPAPAQAEGEVDPDEVPADAEQVERFFTHLGETLDDIEFHKGRSPVTIMLKLRKLFLRARPELRELRILHGILADAQRMAGLAKKRE; the protein is encoded by the coding sequence ATGGCCCTGCCGCCCCTCCACGACCGCTTCCGCTTTGTCCTGGTCAGGACCTCCCACTCGGGCAATATCGGCTCGGCGGCCCGCGCCATCCGGACCATGGGCTTCGATCGCCTGACCCTGGTCGCCCCGCACCGCTTTCCGGACCCGGAAGCCACCGCCCTGGCGGCGGGTGCGGATGACGTACTCGGCCAGGCCGCGGTGGTGGACGATCTGGTGGCCGGCCTGGCGGGCACCACTTTCGCCCTGGGCTTGTCGGCCCGCCGCCGTGGCGTGAACCTGCCCGAGCTCGATCCGCGCGAAGGTGCCGCCCAGGCCATCGCCGCCGCCCGCAGGGGCGAAAACGTCGCCCTGGTGTTTGGCAACGAGCGTACGGGTCTGGAAAACGACGAGCTCTCGCGTTGCCACGCCATGGTCCGCATCCCCAGCGTGGACGATTTCAGCTCGCTGAACCTGTCGCAGGCCGTGCAGGTGGTCGCGTACGAGATTCGTACGGCCCTGCTCGCGGACGAGGCGGCGGCCACGCCGGCCCCGGCGCAGGCCGAGGGCGAGGTGGACCCGGATGAAGTGCCCGCCGATGCGGAGCAGGTGGAGCGGTTCTTCACCCACTTGGGCGAGACCCTGGACGATATCGAGTTCCATAAGGGCCGCTCGCCGGTCACGATCATGCTGAAGCTGCGCAAGCTCTTCCTGCGCGCCCGCCCCGAGCTCCGCGAACTGCGCATCCTGCACGGCATCCTGGCCGATGCGCAGCGCATGGCTGGCCTGGCCAAAAAGCGCGAATAA
- a CDS encoding exopolysaccharide biosynthesis protein → MNVSEAREDKTAALLRAAAVSAPEDRITVEQLLEPLKRRAFGFLLLLLAIPNFIPVPLGIGGVMGVLVVALGLEMLIGLEHPWIPGFLKRRTMSREGLLRFLDRITPITRRIEKVCKPRLQRLTRRPFTFVSGAVMILIGILLALPIPFTNYLFGAMLIAFAIALIERDGVLVLAVWIATGAMVALSATFSHALLKFFRDIL, encoded by the coding sequence ATGAACGTCAGTGAAGCCCGCGAAGACAAGACCGCCGCCCTCCTCCGGGCGGCCGCCGTGTCCGCGCCGGAGGACCGGATCACGGTTGAACAGCTGCTGGAACCGCTCAAGCGCCGCGCGTTCGGCTTCCTGCTGCTCCTGCTGGCCATCCCCAATTTCATCCCCGTCCCGCTCGGCATCGGCGGCGTCATGGGCGTGCTCGTGGTGGCTCTGGGCCTGGAGATGTTGATCGGCCTGGAGCATCCCTGGATTCCGGGATTCCTCAAACGGCGAACCATGTCACGCGAGGGCCTGCTGCGTTTCCTCGACCGGATCACGCCGATCACCCGCCGCATCGAGAAGGTGTGCAAGCCGCGCCTTCAACGCCTGACCCGCCGCCCTTTCACCTTCGTCTCGGGTGCGGTCATGATCCTGATAGGCATCCTGCTGGCGCTGCCTATCCCGTTCACCAACTACCTGTTCGGCGCCATGCTCATCGCCTTCGCCATTGCGCTGATCGAGCGCGATGGCGTCCTGGTGCTGGCGGTGTGGATCGCAACGGGCGCCATGGTCGCCCTCTCGGCCACCTTCAGCCACGCCCTGCTCAAATTCTTCCGCGACATCCTGTAG
- a CDS encoding hemolysin family protein, with protein MLTELLLVFLLSLANGFFALSEMSVVASRKSRLKHMARDSRRARVALQLAESPEHFLSTVQVGMTLIILVTGALAGDQLAEHFAELIHGDGPAWLEPYMRVLGWLAGFLLMSLVQIIIGELVPKRAALTAPEKIASQIAMPMLVISRITLPLVWLLNHVSTGILKVLGLHRRGANAATEEEIRLLVAESAEQGILDSDERNMVNRVLRLGDRTVGSVMTPRMKIAWLDIAAPREDNMEVLRQTPFSRYPVYRRDESEVVGTVEVKSLIRSLEIGEIDLFAHVGRPLFVPATARALDLLEAFRDADTQLALAVDEYGDIEGLVTLNDLLSAVVGATAPSADDATHDGPIVRRDDGSWLVDGSLPADDLRELLQLDRLPNEEEHDFRTVAGMVTTGFGHIPHAGQSFEWDGLRFEVVDMDGARIDKVLVSRLPDEPDTDV; from the coding sequence ATGCTCACCGAACTCCTGCTGGTCTTCCTCCTTTCCCTCGCTAACGGGTTCTTCGCCTTGTCGGAGATGTCCGTGGTGGCCTCGCGCAAGAGCCGCCTGAAGCACATGGCGCGGGATAGCCGGCGGGCCCGGGTGGCCCTGCAACTGGCTGAATCGCCTGAGCACTTCCTGTCGACGGTCCAGGTCGGCATGACCCTGATCATCCTGGTCACCGGCGCCCTGGCGGGCGACCAGCTGGCCGAGCATTTCGCCGAGCTGATCCACGGCGACGGCCCGGCCTGGCTCGAACCGTACATGCGGGTTCTGGGCTGGCTGGCCGGTTTCCTGCTGATGTCGCTGGTCCAGATCATCATCGGCGAGCTGGTCCCCAAGCGCGCCGCCCTGACGGCCCCGGAGAAGATCGCCAGCCAGATCGCCATGCCCATGCTCGTGATCTCACGGATCACCCTGCCCCTGGTCTGGCTGCTCAACCACGTCTCCACCGGCATCCTGAAGGTACTGGGCCTGCACCGCCGGGGCGCCAACGCGGCCACGGAAGAAGAGATCCGCCTGCTGGTAGCCGAAAGCGCCGAACAGGGCATCCTGGATAGCGATGAACGGAACATGGTGAACCGCGTGCTGCGCCTGGGCGACCGCACGGTCGGCTCGGTCATGACGCCACGCATGAAGATCGCTTGGCTGGATATCGCGGCGCCGCGCGAGGACAACATGGAAGTACTCCGGCAGACGCCGTTCTCGCGCTACCCGGTTTACCGCCGCGACGAGAGCGAAGTGGTGGGCACGGTCGAGGTGAAATCGCTGATCCGCTCGCTGGAGATCGGAGAGATCGACCTGTTCGCCCATGTGGGCCGCCCACTCTTCGTGCCGGCCACTGCCCGCGCGCTCGACCTGCTGGAGGCGTTCCGTGATGCCGACACCCAGCTGGCCCTGGCCGTGGACGAGTACGGCGATATCGAGGGCCTGGTGACCCTGAACGACCTCCTCTCCGCCGTGGTGGGCGCTACGGCACCCTCCGCCGACGACGCCACGCACGACGGCCCTATCGTCCGCCGCGACGATGGTAGCTGGCTGGTGGATGGCTCGCTCCCCGCCGACGACCTGCGCGAACTGCTCCAGTTGGATCGCTTGCCCAATGAGGAAGAGCACGATTTCCGTACCGTCGCCGGCATGGTGACGACCGGGTTCGGCCATATCCCGCACGCCGGGCAGTCGTTCGAGTGGGACGGGCTCCGCTTCGAAGTGGTCGACATGGATGGGGCGCGCATCGACAAGGTGCTGGTGAGCCGGCTGCCGGACGAGCCCGACACCGACGTATAA
- a CDS encoding DUF47 domain-containing protein: MFSLQTMFGKGDKFYGLLEESAEAARESAKAMHELVTRADRSPVMAAFTTTRAREKALHAQIGEELVNTFVTALDREDIEALNSALYKIPKTIEKFAERYVIVADRLQGVDFAQRAVLLQQSADVVVEMIAQLRHGLKIGPVKKLRDQLHALEAEADRLLLDPYRTLYAEASDPLRAILAKDLFELIEKAVDKCRDVGNVVYAIVLKNS; the protein is encoded by the coding sequence ATGTTTTCACTCCAGACCATGTTCGGTAAGGGCGACAAGTTCTACGGCCTGCTCGAAGAGAGCGCCGAAGCCGCCCGCGAGAGCGCCAAGGCCATGCACGAGCTGGTGACCCGCGCCGATCGCTCCCCGGTCATGGCCGCGTTCACCACCACCCGCGCCCGCGAGAAGGCCCTCCACGCCCAGATCGGCGAGGAGCTGGTGAACACCTTCGTCACCGCCCTGGACCGCGAAGACATCGAGGCGCTGAACTCGGCGCTCTACAAGATTCCCAAGACGATCGAAAAGTTCGCCGAACGCTACGTGATCGTCGCCGATCGCCTGCAGGGCGTGGATTTTGCCCAGCGCGCGGTGCTCCTGCAGCAGTCGGCCGATGTGGTCGTCGAAATGATCGCCCAGCTCCGCCACGGCCTGAAGATCGGTCCGGTGAAGAAGCTGCGCGACCAGCTGCACGCCCTCGAAGCCGAGGCCGACCGCCTTCTGCTGGACCCCTATCGCACACTCTACGCCGAGGCCTCGGATCCGCTCCGGGCCATCCTCGCGAAGGACCTTTTCGAGCTGATCGAGAAGGCCGTCGACAAGTGCCGCGATGTCGGCAACGTCGTCTACGCCATCGTCCTCAAGAACTCCTGA
- a CDS encoding inorganic phosphate transporter, which translates to MSMVIAVVLIALAFTYINGFHDTANSIATVVATKVLTPGQAVLLAAVTNLAGALWGTAVAATIASGLIDTGVVEVGSQLLISALLGATIWNLITWWLGLPSSSSHALVGGLCGAALAASQENIHSIIWWQGGAHWWLGKGVVPKVIVPMIVSPFLGFVIGFLLMGALYALLGWFSSQKGYLHRFGRTPFVNSFFGKAQIVSASAMGLSHGMNDAQKSMGIIALALAGATAAGQFDHLPEFLSFLRIPHDPAAAGGFPIPVWVKVVCALTMAGGTAGGGWRIIKTLGHKMVKLHPINGFAAEGSSAAVILTASVLGIPVSTTHNVSASIMGVGAAKRFNAIRWSVVERMVWAWILTLPITAGIGYALVKLGHLF; encoded by the coding sequence ATGAGCATGGTTATCGCGGTCGTCCTGATCGCCCTTGCGTTCACCTACATCAACGGCTTCCACGATACGGCGAACTCCATTGCCACCGTGGTCGCCACCAAGGTGCTGACGCCGGGCCAGGCCGTCCTGCTGGCGGCGGTCACCAACCTGGCCGGTGCCCTCTGGGGTACCGCCGTGGCGGCCACCATCGCCTCGGGCCTGATCGATACGGGCGTGGTCGAGGTCGGTTCGCAGCTCCTCATCAGCGCGCTGCTGGGTGCCACGATCTGGAACCTGATCACCTGGTGGCTGGGCCTGCCTTCCAGTTCCAGCCATGCCCTGGTGGGTGGCCTGTGCGGCGCCGCGCTGGCGGCATCGCAGGAAAACATCCACTCGATCATCTGGTGGCAGGGCGGCGCACACTGGTGGCTGGGCAAGGGCGTGGTGCCCAAGGTCATCGTCCCGATGATCGTGTCGCCGTTCCTCGGCTTCGTCATCGGCTTCCTGCTGATGGGCGCGCTGTACGCGCTGCTCGGCTGGTTCTCCAGCCAGAAGGGCTACCTGCACCGGTTCGGCCGCACCCCCTTCGTCAACAGCTTCTTCGGCAAGGCGCAGATCGTGTCGGCCAGCGCCATGGGCCTGTCCCACGGCATGAACGATGCGCAGAAGAGCATGGGCATCATCGCCCTGGCGCTTGCGGGCGCCACGGCGGCTGGCCAGTTCGATCACCTGCCCGAGTTCCTCTCGTTCCTGCGCATCCCGCATGACCCGGCCGCGGCGGGTGGTTTCCCGATCCCCGTGTGGGTGAAGGTGGTTTGTGCCCTGACCATGGCCGGTGGTACGGCCGGTGGCGGCTGGCGCATCATCAAGACGCTGGGCCACAAGATGGTGAAGCTGCACCCGATCAACGGGTTCGCGGCGGAAGGCAGCTCGGCGGCGGTGATCCTGACCGCATCGGTACTGGGCATTCCGGTGTCCACCACGCACAACGTGTCGGCATCGATCATGGGCGTGGGCGCGGCCAAGCGCTTCAACGCCATCCGCTGGTCGGTGGTGGAGCGCATGGTGTGGGCCTGGATCCTGACCCTGCCGATCACCGCTGGCATCGGCTACGCGCTGGTGAAGCTAGGGCACCTGTTCTAA
- a CDS encoding MGMT family protein: MTDELDDDEARALRAQRIIAAVAAIPRGRVASYGAIAARAGYPGRARLIGRVLGDAPNRLDLPWHRVLRADGHIGIPAGTNGYREQCKRLKAEGVVVKNGRVPMSAFGLDHDLDRAIWGFPGG, translated from the coding sequence ATGACTGATGAACTGGATGACGATGAAGCACGTGCCCTGCGTGCGCAGCGCATTATCGCGGCGGTGGCCGCCATACCCCGTGGCCGCGTGGCCAGCTACGGGGCGATCGCGGCCCGCGCGGGCTACCCCGGCCGGGCGCGGTTGATAGGACGGGTACTGGGCGACGCGCCCAACCGCCTGGACCTGCCGTGGCACCGGGTGCTGCGAGCCGATGGGCACATCGGTATCCCTGCCGGCACCAATGGCTACCGCGAACAGTGCAAGCGGCTAAAGGCGGAAGGGGTAGTCGTGAAGAATGGCCGGGTACCCATGAGCGCGTTCGGCCTGGATCACGACCTCGACCGTGCCATCTGGGGTTTCCCCGGGGGCTAG